From the genome of Eublepharis macularius isolate TG4126 chromosome 12, MPM_Emac_v1.0, whole genome shotgun sequence, one region includes:
- the LOC129339242 gene encoding vomeronasal type-2 receptor 26-like, whose product MLPKNYQHILAFVFAVHEINKNPNLLLNMTLGFRITDNYYFGRMTYATTLQLLSDRERWVPNYKCDTQEKLWAIIGGLSSETSIQMSNVLGIYKVPQLSYGSFDPALSDKTQFPFFYRMVPNEDSQYKGIIQLLLHFKWKWVGLVAPDDDGGETFLRILTALFVEHDICAAFTQWTPATFKSTGKSFLMYMEKINSFFSGSKVNVIVANGDIRTLIILSIWLDYQGAKGSLIGKVWVMTAQWDFTAVNSRGVWFLRPFHGALSFTIHTNEVPGFQNFLQTLDPQQPNGDIFLQDFYKYAIEKLHYSGLEFLDRKMTWTKLMDLLPGAVFEASMTGQSYSTYNAVHAVARALNDMYSSKRTQRKMGKTELWKLQNMPQWQFHHFLRTIRFNNSAGDEVSFNENQDWVAGYDIVNCIVFPNESFTRVKVGRVDPQAWMGQAFSIKDDMITWNNWFNQTQPHSVCSVSCLSGYRKKEQEGKPICCYQCTQCPEGMISNRTDAGHCDKCPDDKHANHNQDNCIPKTIHFLSINDTLGIVSVFTSLCLSVITSLILVTFVKYRDTPIIKANNRDITYLLLLSLLLSFLCSLLFIGQPNKVTCLLRQSTFLLVFSIAVSSVLAKTITVILAFEATKPGSQMRKWLRKRVTNAIVLFCSLGQLGICAVWLATKPPFPELDMLSQSREIIVQCHEGSVTIFYCALSYMGFLAMASFLVAFLARNLPDSFNEAKFISFSISVFCSVWVCFVPTYLSTKGKYMVAVEIFSILASGAGLLSCIFFPKCYIIILKPGLNSKKHVMSKRS is encoded by the exons ATGCTACCTAAGAACTACCAGCATATCCTGGCCTTTGTGTTTGCTGTCCATGAGATCAATAAGAATCCAAATCTCTTACTCAACATGACTCTGGGTTTTCGCATAACTGACAATTACTACTTTGGAAGAATGACCTATGCAACCACACTGCAGTTACTGAGTGACCGAGAGAGGTGGGTTCCTAATTACAAGTGTGACACTCAAGAAAAACTGTGGGCCATCATTGGGGGACTCAGCTCTGAAACCTCCATTCAGATGTCAAATGTCTTAGGTATCTATAAGGTGCCACag CTCAGTTATGGTTCATTTGATCCGGCTCTCAGTGACAAAACTCAATTCCCTTTCTTCTATCGGATGGTCCCAAATGAAGACTCACAATATAAAGGAATAATCCAACTCCTCCTGCATTTCAAGTGGAAATGGGTTGGCCTAGTTGCTCCAGATGATGACGGTGGAGAAACATTTTTGAGGATTCTGACGGCACTGTTTGTGGAGCATGACATTTGTGCTGCTTTCACTCAGTGGACACCAGCAACATTCAAAAGCACTGGAAAAAGTTTTTTAATGtatatggaaaaaataaatagtttTTTCTCAGGCAGCAAAGTTAATGTGATTGTTGCAAATGGGGACATACGAACTCTAATTATTTTGTCAATATGGCTAGATTACCAAGGTGCAAAAGGGAGTCTTATTGGGAAAGTTTGGGTCATGACTGCTCAGTGGGATTTTACAGCAGTGAATTCTCGGGGTGTCTGGTTTCTAAGACCCTTTCATGGTGCTTTATCTTTCACAATTCACACCAATGAAGTGCCTGGCTTCCAGAATTTTCTACAGACTCTGGATCCTCAGCAACCCAATGGTGACATCTTTCTCCAGGATTTTTACAAATATGCCATTGAAAAACTTCATTATTCTGGTCTGGAGTTCTTAGATAGAAAGATGACTTGGACAAAGCTGATGGACCTGCTTCCAGGAGCAGTATTTGAAGCTAGCATGACAGGCCAAAGCTATAGTACTTACAATGCGGTGCATGCTGTGGCTCGTGCTTTAAATGATATGTACTCATCCAAGCGTACTCaaagaaagatggggaaaacAGAGCTATGGAAGTTGCAGAATATGCCACAATGGCAG TTTCACCATTTTCTGAGAACCATCAGGTTTAACAACAGTGCTGGGGATGAAGTCTCTTTCAATGAAAACCAAGACTGGGTAGCTGGATATGACATTGTGAATTGCATCGTATTTCCCAATGAGTCCTTTACTCGAGTGAAAGTTGGAAGGGTGGACCCCCAGGCTTGGATGGGGCAGGCATTCTCAATTAAAGATGACATGATCACATGGAACAACTGGTTCAATCAG ACTCAGCCTCATTCTGTCTGCTCCGTGAGTTGCCTTTCTGGATATAGAAAGAAAGAGCAGGAGGGCAAGCCAATCTGCTGCTATCAGTGCACCCAGTGCCCAGAAGGGATGATTTCTAACCGGACAG ATGCAGGTCACTGTGACAAGTGCCCGGATGacaagcatgccaaccacaatcaaGATAATTGCATTCCTAAAACCATACACTTCCTCTCCATCAATGACACTTTGGGGATAGTTTCTGTTTTCACATCCCTTTGCTTGTCTGTCATCACAAGTCTGATATTGGTAACATTTGTTAAATATCGGGACACTCCAAtcatcaaagccaacaaccgagaTATCACCtaccttctcctcctctccctcctgctctctTTCCTCTGCTCCTTGCTCTTTATTGGACAGCCCAACAAAGTCACCTGCCTTCTCCGACAATCAACATTTCTTCTTGTCTTCTCCATTGCAGTATCTTCTGTGTTGGCTAAAACCATCACTGTGATTCTGGCATTCGAGGCTACAAAACCAGGAAGCCAGATGAGGAAATGGTTGAGGAAGAGGGTAACAAACGCCATTGTCCTCTTTTGTTCCCTCGGTCAACTTGGAATCTGTGCTGTCTGGCTAGCAACAAAGCCTCCCTTCCCTGAGTTGGACATGCTCTCCCAAAGCAGAGAGATCATAGTCCAGTGTCATGAGGGCTCCGTCACCATTTTTTATTGTGCCCTCAGTTACATGGGTTTCTTAGCCATGGCCAGTTTTCTTGTAGCTTTCTTAGCAAGGAATTTGCCAGatagttttaatgaagccaagttcatttctttcagcatttcggtgttttgcagtgtttgggtaTGTTTTGTTCCTACTTacttgagcaccaaagggaaatatatggtagctgtggagatcttctccatcttggcctctgggGCAGGATTGCTCAGTTGTATCTTTTTCCCGAAATGTTATATTATAATCCTAAAGCCCGGTCTTAACTCTAAAAAACATGTTATGTCAAAACGAAGTTAA